The Lysinibacillus pakistanensis genome includes a window with the following:
- a CDS encoding DUF418 domain-containing protein, producing the protein MDFKPTMLQERIATLDILRGISLLGILLVNMFAFYLPMPYIDLASWFTTPSDIVWQQNLDIYVQSSFYPLFAMLFGYGLAMQWQKALSRQQNFYKIGLRRLIVLFVFGLLHALLIWWGDILMMYAFCGVFLLLLLRLQSVWLVTISAIIFGVFQAFMLLVVGFIHFDTKVDEYLDITSVEKAITAYGTGNWADAFMQRLTDLSIQMSIGMWFVSLFTILPYMLLGAAASKWRLVERARELKWLWIALAIGGLVIGIFVKSLPVMFTRTYLFDYLKVYIGGPILSIGYIGLIVLLCLLPVVPKLLSPFAKIGRMSLTMYILQSIIGTILFYQFGFGWYGKVSVATGVFIALGIIIVQMILAEIWLTKWRQGPLEAIWRKLTYKIKLNES; encoded by the coding sequence GTGGATTTCAAACCGACAATGTTGCAGGAGCGTATTGCAACATTAGATATTTTACGAGGTATTAGCTTGTTAGGAATCCTACTCGTTAATATGTTTGCTTTTTATTTACCGATGCCTTATATTGACCTGGCATCATGGTTTACAACACCATCAGATATCGTTTGGCAGCAAAATTTAGATATATATGTGCAAAGTAGCTTTTATCCCCTATTTGCAATGCTATTTGGCTATGGGCTCGCTATGCAATGGCAAAAAGCACTGAGTCGTCAGCAAAACTTTTATAAGATAGGGCTACGACGACTAATAGTACTATTTGTATTTGGATTGCTGCATGCTTTGTTAATTTGGTGGGGCGATATTTTAATGATGTACGCTTTTTGTGGCGTGTTTTTATTACTATTATTACGTCTTCAGTCAGTTTGGTTAGTAACAATCAGTGCGATCATTTTTGGTGTTTTCCAAGCCTTTATGTTACTCGTTGTAGGATTTATTCATTTTGATACAAAGGTGGATGAATATTTAGATATTACATCCGTTGAGAAGGCAATAACGGCTTATGGTACAGGGAATTGGGCAGATGCCTTTATGCAGCGTTTAACTGATTTATCGATCCAAATGAGTATTGGAATGTGGTTTGTCTCTTTATTTACAATCTTACCATACATGCTATTAGGTGCAGCAGCGTCCAAATGGCGTTTAGTGGAAAGAGCAAGAGAACTTAAGTGGCTATGGATAGCGTTAGCGATAGGTGGGTTGGTAATTGGTATTTTTGTGAAGAGTTTACCTGTTATGTTTACGCGTACGTATCTTTTTGATTACTTAAAGGTTTACATAGGTGGCCCGATTTTATCTATTGGTTATATAGGGCTTATTGTATTACTTTGCTTACTCCCTGTTGTTCCAAAGCTTCTAAGTCCCTTCGCAAAAATCGGACGAATGTCGTTAACAATGTACATACTTCAATCCATTATTGGAACGATTTTATTTTATCAGTTTGGATTTGGGTGGTATGGGAAAGTAAGTGTTGCAACGGGTGTGTTCATTGCACTAGGCATAATAATTGTGCAAATGATACTAGCAGAAATTTGGCTAACAAAATGGAGGCAAGGCCCTTTAGAAGCGATTTGGCGTAAATTAACATATAAAATAAAATTGAATGAAAGTTAA
- a CDS encoding fumarylacetoacetate hydrolase family protein has translation MKILSFKLGGHVSFGPKVKKEEAVWDVLAIQNELQVLPSFSSSIVDGIALGFDFVEQIRKLVEAAEKSDRADSFKREFTVIEWLSPIPRTPKNIMCVGKNYDEHAKEMGAEAAPTDLMVFTKSPTAIAADGQTISIHAGLSSKLDYEGELAVVIGKRGKNIPKNLAYDYVFGYTIANDITARDLQEKHKQFFLGKSLDGTCPLGPYLVTKDEIPNPQDLTIVTKVNDEVRQNGSTKDMMFTVESLVSILSQHVILEPGDVILTGTPAGVGKGMNPPQFLQAGDTVKVSIQGIGTLVNHFE, from the coding sequence ATGAAAATTTTATCGTTTAAATTAGGTGGACATGTTAGTTTTGGACCGAAAGTAAAAAAAGAAGAAGCGGTATGGGATGTACTCGCTATTCAAAATGAACTTCAAGTTCTCCCTTCTTTTTCAAGTTCAATCGTGGATGGTATTGCGTTAGGCTTTGATTTTGTTGAACAGATTCGTAAATTAGTAGAAGCGGCTGAAAAATCAGACCGTGCAGATAGCTTTAAACGTGAATTCACAGTGATAGAATGGTTATCACCAATTCCGCGTACGCCGAAAAATATTATGTGTGTTGGTAAAAACTATGATGAACATGCAAAAGAAATGGGGGCAGAGGCAGCTCCGACAGATTTAATGGTATTTACAAAATCTCCAACAGCAATTGCAGCTGATGGTCAAACAATTTCGATACATGCAGGCCTTTCTTCAAAACTAGATTATGAAGGTGAGCTTGCTGTCGTTATTGGTAAACGTGGTAAAAATATACCGAAAAACTTAGCATATGATTATGTATTTGGCTACACAATTGCTAACGATATTACAGCTCGTGATTTACAAGAAAAACATAAGCAATTTTTCTTAGGAAAAAGCTTAGATGGAACTTGCCCACTTGGACCATACCTTGTGACGAAAGATGAAATTCCAAATCCACAAGATTTAACAATTGTCACAAAAGTAAACGATGAAGTGCGTCAAAATGGCTCTACTAAGGATATGATGTTCACTGTAGAATCGCTCGTATCTATTTTATCTCAACATGTAATTTTAGAGCCAGGTGATGTAATTTTAACAGGTACGCCAGCTGGTGTTGGCAAAGGCATGAATCCGCCTCAATTTTTACAAGCAGGAGATACTGTAAAAGTATCGATTCAGGGTATTGGTACATTAGTAAATCATTTTGAATAA
- a CDS encoding DUF1516 family protein encodes MSFLIRTDLHITTWVVAIVIFLIASFMGNKSKGLHMTLRLFYILIIITGLILFNEGRSYGMGMLYGFKFLGGILVIGMMEMVLVRQKKNKSTVMFWILFALFLFITLFLGFKLPMGQDFLA; translated from the coding sequence ATGAGTTTTTTAATAAGAACAGATTTGCATATTACAACTTGGGTGGTTGCTATTGTCATTTTTTTAATTGCTTCATTTATGGGCAATAAGTCAAAGGGCTTACATATGACATTACGTTTATTCTACATTTTAATTATCATTACTGGTCTCATACTATTTAATGAGGGAAGAAGTTATGGCATGGGTATGCTTTACGGCTTTAAATTCCTAGGCGGTATTTTAGTTATCGGTATGATGGAAATGGTATTAGTTCGCCAAAAGAAAAACAAATCAACAGTTATGTTCTGGATCTTATTTGCATTATTCCTATTCATCACATTGTTCCTAGGCTTCAAGCTGCCAATGGGTCAAGATTTCTTAGCATAA
- a CDS encoding alpha-amylase family glycosyl hydrolase, with the protein MKVKFKKWISATAATLLLATSFISAIPVAHADEVSTRTIAEESIYDLLVDRFFNGSGTNDFDTNTQDPSKFAGGDFTGLQDKLNFIGEMGYTIVSIGPIFSTEKYDGSMPTSYSTIERHFGTSEEFQSVVEAYKAKNMAIMVDFPLNNVSPNHEWAKDSTKQNWIASTNNGQVQWDLTNKEVQEALIKSATDFVSTYDIGGIRLTNIAGADTAFVDKVIAALKDVKKSLYIISNEASDANFDASFSPETADIYRNIFKNVDMDSSKLLEPFTGDKPTQIMVDSLETHRFTFDSANENMFPPTRLKMAMGTLFMLPGTPIVQYGTEIAMNGEAKPDTHQIFNFKTDEELIKYIKNVQSLRNKSATLRKGDFEVITNENGLLVFTRTSDEEKWVIMVNNTGKTQRVDLTPTQLGEGKMLNGILHEEKVRINEKDVYPVILDREMVEIYQVKNDEGFNIPYMIALGLVWVIFIGFVFVIIKRGKVRRQEQDA; encoded by the coding sequence ATGAAAGTGAAATTCAAGAAGTGGATAAGTGCAACAGCTGCAACGCTTTTACTAGCAACTTCATTTATAAGTGCGATACCAGTGGCACATGCTGATGAAGTGTCAACAAGAACCATTGCAGAAGAAAGCATCTATGATTTACTCGTTGACCGTTTCTTTAATGGTTCGGGCACTAACGATTTTGATACAAATACGCAAGACCCTTCGAAGTTTGCAGGGGGCGATTTTACAGGTCTACAAGATAAGCTGAATTTCATAGGCGAAATGGGCTATACAATTGTTTCTATTGGTCCTATTTTTTCTACAGAGAAATATGATGGTTCAATGCCAACAAGCTATTCAACAATCGAACGACATTTTGGAACTTCGGAAGAATTTCAAAGTGTTGTAGAAGCCTATAAAGCCAAAAATATGGCCATCATGGTTGATTTTCCACTCAATAATGTAAGTCCTAATCATGAGTGGGCAAAAGATTCTACGAAACAAAATTGGATTGCTTCCACAAATAATGGGCAAGTACAGTGGGACTTAACGAACAAAGAGGTGCAAGAAGCGCTTATTAAATCAGCAACAGACTTTGTTTCTACATATGATATTGGTGGAATTCGTTTAACAAATATTGCGGGTGCTGATACAGCATTCGTTGATAAAGTTATAGCAGCATTAAAAGATGTAAAAAAGTCTCTCTATATCATTTCAAATGAAGCAAGTGATGCCAATTTTGATGCAAGTTTTTCACCTGAAACAGCCGATATTTATCGTAATATTTTCAAAAATGTTGATATGGATTCGTCCAAGCTATTGGAGCCTTTTACAGGTGATAAACCAACACAAATAATGGTGGATTCTTTAGAAACACATCGTTTTACATTTGATTCTGCAAATGAAAATATGTTCCCGCCAACTCGATTAAAAATGGCAATGGGTACTTTATTTATGCTACCAGGAACTCCCATTGTGCAATACGGTACAGAAATTGCAATGAATGGTGAAGCGAAGCCAGATACGCATCAAATCTTCAACTTTAAAACAGATGAAGAACTTATCAAATATATTAAAAATGTCCAATCATTGCGCAATAAATCTGCCACATTACGTAAAGGTGATTTTGAAGTCATCACAAATGAAAATGGTTTACTTGTGTTTACACGTACATCTGATGAAGAGAAGTGGGTCATCATGGTCAACAATACGGGGAAAACACAGCGTGTGGATTTAACACCAACCCAGCTAGGCGAAGGTAAAATGCTAAATGGTATTTTACATGAGGAAAAAGTCCGCATTAATGAAAAGGATGTTTATCCAGTTATTTTAGATCGTGAAATGGTTGAGATTTATCAGGTTAAAAATGATGAAGGATTCAATATACCCTATATGATAGCACTTGGATTAGTATGGGTAATATTTATAGGGTTTGTCTTTGTAATCATTAAACGAGGTAAAGTCCGTCGTCAGGAGCAGGATGCATAA
- a CDS encoding DegV family protein: MKIFTDSGCDLPKSYYKEKDIVLLPLRVHLNNNEYDDVMSIDSKEIYNAIRQGARPKTSQVSPELFLKHFENLAKNEEEGIYIAFSSELSGTYSTAVMIRNQVQEQYPSLKLAIIDSKCASLGHGLVVEEAVRLRDLGASLEDIEARITALAPQIEHLFTVEDLDYLAKGGRVSKASAFLGGLLSIKPILNVEDGKLVPIEKSRGRKKAIARMLELMQERGGNFSEKVVGISHSDDAAFASDVKAAIQERFSPKEIQVTMIGSAIGSHVGPGTIAIFFTNKSYHA; encoded by the coding sequence ATGAAGATTTTTACTGATAGCGGATGTGATCTACCAAAGTCTTACTACAAAGAAAAAGATATCGTTCTACTACCATTACGAGTGCATTTGAACAACAATGAATATGATGATGTCATGTCGATTGATTCAAAAGAGATTTACAATGCTATTCGTCAAGGTGCTCGCCCAAAAACATCTCAAGTATCACCAGAGCTTTTTCTGAAGCACTTTGAAAATCTAGCAAAAAATGAGGAGGAAGGTATTTATATCGCCTTTTCATCAGAATTATCTGGCACCTATAGTACTGCTGTCATGATTCGCAATCAAGTACAAGAGCAATACCCATCACTTAAATTGGCGATTATTGACTCTAAATGTGCCTCATTAGGTCATGGGCTAGTGGTCGAAGAAGCGGTTCGTCTTCGAGACCTAGGAGCTTCATTAGAGGACATCGAAGCTAGAATTACTGCCCTAGCCCCTCAAATAGAGCACCTTTTTACAGTTGAGGATTTAGACTATCTTGCCAAGGGTGGGCGTGTATCAAAGGCAAGTGCTTTTTTAGGTGGACTTCTAAGTATTAAGCCTATTTTAAATGTAGAAGATGGTAAGCTTGTTCCTATTGAAAAATCGCGTGGGCGCAAAAAAGCAATTGCTCGCATGTTAGAATTAATGCAAGAGCGCGGTGGGAATTTCTCTGAGAAAGTTGTTGGTATTAGCCATAGTGATGATGCTGCCTTTGCAAGCGATGTAAAAGCCGCCATCCAAGAAAGATTTTCTCCTAAAGAAATACAAGTAACAATGATTGGTTCAGCTATCGGTTCCCATGTAGGACCAGGTACAATCGCTATCTTCTTTACGAATAAAAGCTATCATGCTTAA
- a CDS encoding Cof-type HAD-IIB family hydrolase produces the protein MKPHLIVLDLDGTLLTDQQQISAKTKKTLFQAKEQGHQVMIATGRPYRASDIYYHELGLTTPIVNFNGAYVHHPKNAAWQTVHTPIDLGVVHDVVDSINTYEYENIIAEVKDDIYVHTEDERILNIFNMGNPKITLGDLYTHLLDNPTSLLIQANEVNSMIIRDHLQAVHAEVIEHRRWGAPLHIIEIVRRGLNKAVGIAHVAKDLGIPRDRIIAFGDEDNDLEMIEYAGLGVAMGNGIASLKHIANEITTSNNDDGIAKILIERLKLS, from the coding sequence ATGAAACCTCATTTAATCGTTTTAGATTTAGATGGTACTTTATTAACCGATCAACAGCAAATTTCAGCAAAAACAAAAAAAACATTATTCCAGGCTAAGGAACAGGGTCACCAGGTTATGATTGCTACTGGTCGACCATATCGTGCAAGTGATATTTACTATCATGAGCTTGGCCTTACAACACCTATCGTAAATTTTAATGGTGCTTACGTTCATCATCCAAAAAATGCTGCATGGCAGACTGTGCATACACCAATCGATTTAGGGGTTGTACATGATGTCGTCGATTCAATCAATACCTATGAATACGAAAATATTATTGCTGAAGTAAAAGATGATATTTACGTGCATACAGAGGATGAGCGGATATTAAATATATTTAATATGGGGAATCCAAAAATTACGCTTGGCGATCTTTATACACACTTATTAGATAATCCAACAAGCCTTCTGATTCAAGCAAATGAGGTAAACTCAATGATTATACGTGATCATTTGCAGGCTGTACATGCAGAGGTTATTGAGCACCGTCGCTGGGGTGCACCACTTCATATTATTGAGATTGTTCGACGTGGCTTAAATAAAGCAGTAGGAATTGCACATGTCGCCAAGGATTTAGGGATTCCACGTGATCGGATTATCGCATTCGGTGATGAAGATAATGACTTAGAAATGATTGAATATGCTGGATTAGGTGTCGCAATGGGGAATGGGATTGCGTCCTTAAAACATATCGCTAATGAAATTACAACATCCAATAATGATGACGGTATTGCTAAAATACTCATTGAACGCTTAAAATTATCATAG
- a CDS encoding prolyl oligopeptidase family serine peptidase, translating into MIVEKEVWGNIPLLHIHNDDMNEETPVVIFLHGFMSAKEHNLHYAYQLVEKGVRVLLPDAKFHGDRSEGLSEMQMNIHFWDIVLNSIHEIEQLYNGLKNKHLLVHDKIGIAGTSMGGIVTSGCLKRYEWIQTAAVCMGAPGFVKLGEYQLQQFAKNGVQWPMSEEEIQQANELLATYDVTLTPEKFAHRPVLFWHGEMDKTVPFRETYDFYLTLCKYYETSPEDLKFITDKKAGHAVSREGMLAATEWLAKHLA; encoded by the coding sequence ATGATTGTAGAAAAAGAAGTGTGGGGAAATATTCCGTTATTGCATATACATAATGATGATATGAATGAAGAAACCCCCGTTGTAATTTTCTTACATGGCTTTATGAGCGCGAAAGAACATAACTTACATTATGCATATCAATTAGTCGAAAAAGGGGTGCGTGTCCTATTACCGGATGCAAAATTCCATGGTGATCGTAGTGAGGGTCTAAGTGAGATGCAAATGAACATACATTTCTGGGATATTGTTTTAAATTCTATTCATGAGATTGAACAATTATATAATGGATTAAAGAATAAACATTTATTAGTGCATGATAAAATTGGTATTGCTGGAACATCAATGGGAGGGATTGTCACTTCTGGTTGCTTAAAGCGCTATGAATGGATACAAACCGCGGCAGTATGTATGGGAGCACCCGGCTTTGTAAAATTAGGTGAATACCAGTTACAGCAGTTTGCTAAAAACGGGGTTCAATGGCCAATGTCAGAGGAAGAAATACAGCAGGCGAATGAACTTCTTGCCACTTATGATGTCACTCTAACACCAGAAAAATTTGCGCATCGCCCAGTGCTATTTTGGCATGGAGAAATGGATAAAACAGTTCCTTTTAGAGAAACGTATGATTTTTATTTAACTTTATGTAAATACTATGAGACAAGCCCTGAAGACCTAAAATTTATTACAGATAAAAAAGCAGGACATGCTGTGTCACGAGAGGGCATGTTAGCAGCAACTGAATGGCTTGCGAAGCATTTGGCATAA
- a CDS encoding metal-sulfur cluster assembly factor: protein MDQDMKDSMLGALENVIDPELGIDIVNLGLVYDVELDDEGMATVTMTLTSMGCPLGPVIVDQVNTALGELPEVKSTNVNIVWNPPWSKDKMSRYAKMALGVR, encoded by the coding sequence ATGGATCAAGATATGAAAGATAGCATGTTAGGTGCATTAGAGAATGTAATTGACCCTGAGCTTGGTATTGATATTGTCAACTTAGGTTTAGTATATGATGTGGAATTAGATGATGAGGGTATGGCAACTGTTACAATGACATTAACATCTATGGGGTGCCCGCTCGGACCAGTCATTGTGGACCAAGTTAATACAGCTCTAGGTGAACTTCCAGAAGTAAAATCAACAAATGTCAACATTGTATGGAATCCACCATGGTCAAAGGATAAAATGTCACGCTATGCCAAAATGGCTTTGGGTGTTCGATAA
- a CDS encoding Crp/Fnr family transcriptional regulator, whose amino-acid sequence MDNMHEKIHDLFQKHGIFIKVNKGNKIFLEGERAKEIYYIKTGVVSISQETESGKELTIRICGPDSIIGEGSLFCNLSYNSMTAKVLEPSTLYVLSRKSLELLLVEHPTLMVEYMKWLQAENLKHQSRLRDLVLNGKKGALFSTLIRLSNTYGKPLENNTIFIDCPLTNTEIANLCGTSREMINRMLNDLKKHHILSFDKGYITIHDLQFLKDEIACENCPLQICRID is encoded by the coding sequence ATGGATAATATGCATGAGAAAATTCATGATCTTTTTCAAAAGCACGGAATATTTATTAAAGTAAATAAAGGGAATAAAATTTTTTTAGAGGGTGAACGGGCAAAGGAAATCTACTATATTAAAACGGGAGTTGTGTCAATTAGCCAAGAAACGGAGAGCGGTAAGGAATTAACCATTCGGATATGTGGTCCAGACAGCATTATTGGAGAGGGTTCATTATTTTGTAATCTATCTTATAATTCTATGACTGCAAAGGTTTTAGAGCCTTCTACGCTATATGTTTTAAGCCGGAAATCGTTAGAGCTCTTATTAGTAGAACATCCTACTCTTATGGTGGAGTATATGAAGTGGCTACAGGCAGAAAATTTAAAGCATCAAAGTCGTTTACGCGATTTAGTGTTAAATGGTAAAAAAGGTGCTTTATTTTCAACCCTAATTCGACTTTCAAATACCTATGGCAAACCTTTAGAAAATAACACTATTTTTATCGATTGCCCTTTAACCAATACAGAAATTGCAAATTTGTGTGGAACGAGCCGAGAAATGATTAATCGCATGCTCAATGATTTAAAAAAGCATCATATTTTATCTTTTGATAAAGGCTATATTACCATTCACGATTTACAATTTTTAAAGGATGAAATTGCCTGTGAGAATTGTCCATTGCAAATATGCCGTATCGATTAA
- a CDS encoding ATP-dependent Clp protease ATP-binding subunit has product MQFQQTDNQKPLEQFGRNLVEEVKNGKMDPVIGRDEEIRNVIRILTRKTKNNPVLIGEPGVGKTAIVEGLAQRIVKGDVPEGLKECVLYELDMSALIAGASYRGQFEERLKGVLKEVKESEGRIILFIDEIHTIVGAGKTDGAMDAGNMLKPMLARGELHCIGATTLDEYRMYIEKDPALERRFQQVLVREPSIEDTVSILRGLKERFELHHAVRIHDRAIVAAAELSNRYITERFLPDKAIDLIDEACAMIRTEIDSMPQELDAVTRRIMQLEIEEQALRKEKDEASKKRLEQLRGELTKLKESSEGMRKQWEAEKEALHGIQKKRETLDKYRRDLDEAESKYDLNKAAELRHGKIPTLEKEIQEMEKQLESGTESRILREEVTAEEIASIVSRWTGIPVTKLVEGEREKLLRLKDTLHERVVGQDNAVQLVTEAVWRARAGIKDPHRPIGSFLFLGPTGVGKTELAKALAAQLFDSEDHFIRIDMSEYMEKHSVSRLVGAPPGYVGYEEGGQLTEAVRRNPYSVVLLDEIEKAHPDVANILLQILDDGRITDSQGRMVNFTNTVVILTSNIGSSYLMEAQEGDAAVEDLVMAALRQHFKPELLNRMDDIIMFHALSDEHFTAIAWKYVEQLVKRVAEQEITLQVNQEVIDWVVQQGADAQFGARPLKRFVQRYIETAVAKELLRGEVLPGETLHVRMHDGQCVVEK; this is encoded by the coding sequence ATGCAGTTTCAACAAACAGATAACCAAAAGCCCTTAGAGCAATTTGGACGAAATTTAGTTGAAGAAGTTAAAAATGGCAAAATGGACCCTGTTATTGGGCGTGATGAGGAAATTCGCAATGTTATTCGTATTTTAACACGTAAAACAAAAAATAATCCTGTGTTAATCGGAGAACCTGGTGTCGGTAAGACAGCTATTGTTGAGGGATTAGCACAACGTATTGTAAAAGGGGATGTCCCTGAGGGTTTAAAAGAATGCGTCTTGTATGAGCTTGATATGAGTGCTCTCATTGCTGGAGCAAGTTATCGTGGTCAATTTGAAGAGCGCTTAAAGGGCGTTTTGAAGGAAGTAAAGGAATCTGAAGGACGGATTATTTTATTTATTGATGAAATTCATACCATTGTAGGTGCAGGAAAAACAGATGGAGCAATGGATGCTGGAAATATGCTGAAACCAATGCTTGCACGTGGGGAGCTTCATTGTATTGGTGCCACAACATTAGATGAATATCGAATGTATATTGAAAAAGATCCAGCTTTAGAGCGTCGCTTCCAACAAGTACTTGTGCGTGAGCCTTCAATAGAAGATACAGTTTCTATTTTACGTGGCCTTAAGGAGCGCTTTGAGCTACATCATGCGGTACGTATCCATGATCGTGCCATTGTAGCGGCGGCGGAACTTTCAAACCGTTATATCACAGAGCGTTTTCTACCAGATAAAGCTATTGATTTAATTGATGAAGCCTGTGCTATGATTCGAACTGAAATAGATTCTATGCCTCAGGAATTGGATGCTGTGACACGTCGTATTATGCAGCTAGAAATTGAGGAGCAGGCACTGCGTAAAGAAAAAGATGAGGCAAGTAAAAAACGTTTAGAGCAGTTGCGCGGGGAGTTAACAAAGCTCAAGGAATCCTCAGAAGGCATGCGCAAACAATGGGAAGCAGAAAAAGAAGCTTTACATGGTATTCAAAAGAAGCGTGAAACACTAGACAAATATCGCCGTGATTTAGATGAGGCGGAAAGCAAATATGATTTAAATAAAGCTGCTGAATTACGTCATGGGAAAATACCTACTTTGGAAAAGGAAATTCAGGAAATGGAGAAACAATTAGAGAGTGGTACGGAATCACGCATCTTGCGCGAAGAAGTAACTGCTGAAGAAATTGCTTCCATTGTTTCTCGTTGGACAGGGATACCCGTAACGAAATTAGTGGAGGGTGAGCGTGAAAAGTTATTGCGCTTAAAGGACACATTGCATGAGCGTGTCGTTGGACAAGATAATGCTGTTCAGCTTGTTACAGAAGCGGTATGGCGTGCAAGAGCAGGTATCAAGGATCCGCATCGTCCAATTGGTAGCTTTTTATTCCTTGGACCAACAGGTGTTGGTAAAACTGAGCTTGCCAAAGCTTTAGCAGCTCAGTTGTTTGATTCAGAGGATCACTTTATTCGTATTGATATGAGTGAATACATGGAGAAACATAGCGTATCACGTCTTGTAGGTGCACCCCCAGGTTATGTTGGCTATGAGGAAGGGGGACAATTAACAGAGGCTGTTCGTCGTAACCCGTATTCTGTTGTCCTTCTAGATGAAATTGAAAAAGCACACCCAGATGTAGCAAATATTTTATTGCAAATTTTAGATGATGGTCGCATTACAGATAGCCAGGGCCGTATGGTTAACTTTACAAACACTGTAGTGATTTTAACATCTAATATTGGCTCTAGTTATTTAATGGAGGCGCAAGAAGGAGATGCTGCAGTTGAAGATTTAGTGATGGCAGCATTGCGTCAGCACTTTAAACCAGAGCTGTTGAATCGTATGGATGATATCATTATGTTCCACGCACTATCAGATGAACATTTCACTGCCATTGCTTGGAAATATGTTGAACAGCTGGTCAAACGAGTGGCAGAACAGGAGATTACTCTACAGGTGAATCAAGAAGTAATTGATTGGGTTGTCCAACAGGGGGCAGATGCACAATTTGGTGCAAGACCATTAAAACGTTTCGTTCAACGTTATATCGAAACGGCCGTAGCGAAGGAATTACTACGTGGTGAGGTATTACCAGGAGAAACATTGCATGTTAGAATGCATGATGGCCAATGTGTCGTTGAAAAATAA
- a CDS encoding YjzD family protein, translating into MQYIITFIWSFILVSMLNYVVSSVLGAPFDFKTGAIVSVVFSILIFIIGAILPNEPTPEATDHH; encoded by the coding sequence ATGCAATATATCATAACATTCATATGGTCATTTATACTAGTATCAATGTTAAACTACGTAGTAAGCTCTGTACTTGGTGCACCATTTGATTTTAAAACAGGCGCAATCGTTTCTGTTGTATTCTCCATTTTAATTTTTATTATTGGTGCAATTTTACCAAACGAGCCAACACCAGAAGCGACAGACCATCATTAA